In Sporichthya polymorpha DSM 43042, a genomic segment contains:
- a CDS encoding phosphotransferase: MTSLAVWSTAQWRAEATAWADERLSAHGLSRTGEVTQPHLRAWATVLRIPTTGGPVWLKAPGAGTAFEVGLYPRLVKAAPEDVLHPLAVDADRRWLLLPDGGTPLGELATGPALIDALCRALPGYARLQRRLSERVPDLLGLGLPDLRPVSLPARFDDCLADVAEYVATRDDPADHATLERLRDLRPTVAGWAEDLASSGVPSTLDHNDLHPWNLLCPEGDVDRARTYDWGDAVVGHPFASLLVVLSWLTDPEGAGLGPTSSEVLRVRDAYLAEFADLGSHPDLVRTLDLARQSAKIGRAVSWIGVLATTGERRAGELAAAPLHWLARLLPEPLAV, from the coding sequence ATGACCTCTTTGGCCGTCTGGTCGACGGCGCAGTGGCGGGCCGAAGCCACGGCGTGGGCCGACGAGCGGCTGTCCGCCCACGGACTCAGCCGGACCGGCGAGGTCACCCAACCCCACCTGCGCGCCTGGGCGACGGTGCTGCGGATCCCGACGACCGGCGGCCCGGTGTGGCTGAAGGCGCCGGGTGCGGGGACGGCCTTCGAGGTCGGGCTGTACCCCCGGCTCGTCAAGGCCGCTCCGGAGGACGTGCTGCATCCGCTGGCCGTCGACGCCGACCGCCGGTGGCTGCTGCTGCCCGACGGGGGTACCCCGCTCGGCGAACTCGCCACCGGGCCGGCGCTGATCGACGCCCTGTGCCGGGCGCTTCCCGGCTACGCCCGACTGCAACGCCGCCTGTCGGAGCGAGTGCCGGACCTCCTGGGGCTCGGCCTGCCGGACCTGCGCCCCGTCTCGCTGCCGGCGCGGTTCGACGACTGCCTCGCCGACGTGGCCGAGTACGTGGCTACCCGCGACGACCCGGCCGATCACGCGACGCTGGAGCGTCTGCGCGACCTCCGGCCGACGGTTGCCGGGTGGGCGGAGGACCTGGCGTCGTCCGGAGTGCCGTCGACGCTCGACCACAACGACCTGCACCCGTGGAACCTGCTTTGCCCCGAGGGCGATGTCGACCGCGCCCGTACCTACGACTGGGGCGACGCGGTCGTCGGTCACCCCTTCGCGAGCCTTCTGGTCGTGCTGAGTTGGCTCACCGACCCCGAGGGCGCCGGCCTCGGTCCGACCTCGTCCGAGGTGCTCCGCGTCCGCGACGCCTACCTCGCCGAGTTCGCGGACCTCGGCTCGCACCCGGACCTGGTCCGGACGCTCGACCTCGCCAGGCAGAGCGCGAAGATCGGGCGGGCGGTGTCCTGGATCGGCGTCCTCGCGACGACCGGCGAGCGCCGGGCCGGAGAGCTCGCCGCCGCACCGCTGCACTGGCTCGCCCGGCTCCTGCCGGAACCGTTGGCCGTCTGA
- a CDS encoding MerR family transcriptional regulator codes for MPSADGKTVQYAGPAGDLRRYHEGGLLEPAHVDPASGYRYYSGDQIPTAQVIHRLRELGMPLVEVGEVVAAADPDERADLLARHLARMEAELDRTRAVVRSLRRLLLPEPAPLDVELRQVPARSVTAVQGTVDLDDVLAWYADAMAELDAVLLGAAQLGAVDAGPPGGVYANELFTEGRGHVLVYRQRADPPLSGRVESVTLPAVELAVTVHVGAHDDIDVTYGALGSYVTEHQLAVAGPVRESYLVGPRDGAPPGAWRTEIGWPVFRVSALPADD; via the coding sequence ATGCCGTCCGCTGACGGCAAGACGGTCCAATACGCGGGACCGGCGGGCGATCTGCGGCGCTACCACGAAGGCGGCCTGCTCGAGCCCGCTCACGTCGACCCGGCCAGCGGCTACCGCTACTACTCCGGCGACCAGATCCCGACCGCCCAGGTCATCCACCGGCTCCGCGAGCTCGGCATGCCCCTGGTCGAGGTCGGCGAGGTGGTCGCGGCCGCCGATCCGGACGAGCGGGCCGATCTGCTCGCCCGCCACCTCGCCCGGATGGAGGCCGAGCTCGACCGCACCCGCGCGGTGGTCCGCTCACTGCGCCGGCTCCTCCTGCCAGAACCCGCGCCGCTCGACGTGGAGCTGCGCCAGGTGCCGGCACGCTCGGTGACGGCTGTCCAGGGGACCGTCGACCTCGACGATGTCCTCGCCTGGTACGCCGACGCGATGGCCGAGCTGGATGCAGTCCTCCTCGGCGCGGCCCAGCTCGGAGCCGTCGACGCCGGCCCGCCTGGCGGCGTCTACGCGAACGAGCTGTTCACCGAGGGCCGGGGCCACGTCCTGGTCTACCGGCAACGGGCGGACCCCCCGCTCTCGGGGCGCGTGGAGTCGGTGACCTTGCCCGCGGTCGAACTGGCCGTCACGGTTCACGTGGGCGCGCACGACGACATCGATGTCACCTACGGCGCGCTCGGGAGCTACGTGACCGAGCATCAGCTCGCGGTTGCCGGCCCGGTGCGGGAGAGCTATCTGGTGGGCCCCCGGGACGGCGCGCCGCCGGGCGCGTGGCGTACGGAGATCGGCTGGCCGGTGTTCCGGGTGTCGGCCCTCCCGGCTGACGACTGA
- a CDS encoding sigma factor-like helix-turn-helix DNA-binding protein produces MLAALTGLPARQRAVVVLRYIEDLDVETTAHLLNISTGTVKSQSAKGLAALRTLLTNGADEGVLR; encoded by the coding sequence GTGCTCGCCGCCCTGACCGGGTTGCCCGCGCGGCAGCGCGCGGTCGTCGTGCTCCGCTACATCGAGGACCTGGACGTGGAAACCACCGCGCACCTGCTGAACATCTCCACCGGCACCGTGAAGAGCCAGTCCGCCAAGGGTCTGGCCGCGCTCCGCACCCTGCTGACCAACGGCGCCGACGAAGGAGTTCTGCGATGA
- a CDS encoding sigma factor — translation MDLAHDAQFAAFVLAAQPRLHRTAYLICTDWHRAEDIVQTALSQMASRWERLRTGGGPAGYMHRAVVMPRSMNDGGRGGESTRPKRCPTGRPPRMTA, via the coding sequence ATGGACCTTGCTCACGACGCCCAATTCGCGGCGTTCGTGCTCGCCGCTCAACCGCGGCTGCATCGCACTGCATATCTGATCTGCACCGACTGGCACCGCGCCGAAGACATCGTGCAGACCGCCCTCTCCCAGATGGCCTCCCGCTGGGAGCGACTGCGGACGGGCGGGGGTCCCGCGGGGTACATGCACCGTGCCGTGGTGATGCCGCGATCGATGAACGACGGCGGCCGTGGCGGCGAGAGCACGCGACCGAAACGCTGCCCGACCGGGCGTCCGCCCCGGATGACGGCCTGA
- a CDS encoding GlxA family transcriptional regulator codes for MRIGLIAIDGCFGSAVASVIDIVRVADGARGDVDPRIDPIELAILGPKRRVTTTASMTLSVDHPLSESAEFDVVVVPALGTLTAAATNDALQSRDARSVIASLGRLDDATTRIAAACTGVFAVAETGRMHHRRATTSWFLGPEFLKRYPTVALDLDTMVVVDGNLVTAGAAFAHIDLALSLVRSISPDLAQHVAKLLIIDERPSQAAFVAYEHLRHEDPIVVEFERFVRARLDEPFNVAFVAQSLGTSRRTLERRVRAALNLTPLGFVQRLRIERARHLSATTDLTSAEIALRVGYANAETLRSLLRRERRRS; via the coding sequence ATGCGTATCGGACTGATCGCGATCGACGGCTGCTTCGGTTCGGCTGTCGCGTCGGTCATCGACATCGTGCGGGTGGCCGACGGAGCCCGCGGCGATGTCGACCCGCGGATCGACCCGATCGAACTCGCCATCCTCGGACCGAAACGGAGAGTGACCACGACGGCATCGATGACCCTGTCGGTGGACCACCCGCTGTCGGAGTCCGCAGAGTTCGACGTGGTCGTCGTCCCTGCGCTTGGAACCCTCACGGCCGCCGCTACCAACGACGCCCTCCAGAGCCGAGATGCTCGTTCGGTCATCGCCTCGCTCGGGCGCCTCGACGACGCGACCACCCGGATCGCCGCGGCGTGCACCGGCGTGTTCGCTGTCGCCGAGACCGGACGGATGCATCATCGGCGGGCGACGACCAGCTGGTTCCTGGGGCCGGAGTTCCTGAAGCGCTATCCGACCGTCGCCCTCGATCTCGACACCATGGTCGTGGTCGACGGGAACCTCGTCACCGCCGGCGCCGCGTTCGCCCACATCGACCTCGCGCTCTCACTCGTGCGATCGATCAGCCCCGACCTGGCCCAACATGTCGCCAAGCTCCTCATCATCGACGAGCGTCCGTCGCAGGCGGCCTTCGTCGCCTACGAACATCTCCGGCACGAGGACCCGATCGTCGTCGAGTTCGAACGCTTCGTGCGCGCCCGCCTGGACGAACCGTTCAACGTCGCCTTCGTCGCGCAGTCGCTCGGCACCAGCCGGCGCACCCTCGAACGACGAGTCCGTGCGGCGCTCAACCTCACTCCGCTCGGCTTCGTCCAACGGCTTCGCATCGAACGAGCTCGGCACCTCTCAGCAACCACGGACCTCACCTCCGCCGAGATCGCGCTACGGGTCGGCTACGCGAACGCCGAGACTCTGCGCTCCCTCCTGCGTAGGGAGCGACGCCGTTCCTGA
- a CDS encoding putative quinol monooxygenase codes for MSTPASLPYAFVAKIVAADGQHDALADLLAGAVALANEEVGTIVWFAVRTHADTFWIFDAFPDEAARDAHANGAIVAALMANQHLLGAAPEILAADVLASKLP; via the coding sequence ATGTCCACCCCCGCATCACTTCCGTATGCCTTCGTCGCCAAGATCGTCGCGGCCGATGGACAGCACGACGCTCTCGCCGATCTGCTCGCCGGCGCTGTCGCGCTCGCCAACGAAGAAGTAGGAACGATTGTCTGGTTCGCGGTCAGGACCCACGCCGACACCTTCTGGATCTTCGATGCATTCCCCGACGAGGCCGCTCGCGACGCCCACGCCAACGGCGCCATCGTCGCAGCCCTGATGGCCAACCAGCACCTCCTCGGCGCAGCACCCGAGATCCTGGCGGCCGACGTCCTCGCGTCCAAGCTCCCGTAG
- a CDS encoding tyrosine-type recombinase/integrase codes for MHRLMNGVMRSAARDRLIGQNPCDGIRLPRDRKRDVADQFLTREEFARLLPEIPERYRALVALSAGTGLRWGECLGLRWQAVDLDEGVLRVLRVATEVNGLVLIKPYPKSKAGRREVPLPGFVVQALQDHREAFPTREVDEIFANEAGGPLRRSMFRSRVWRPALVRTGLLGEVVSLDGERFCGQWTDAAGVTRSEEYASHKEAVRMVARNAVGGVRFHDLRHSYATWLISDGVPINDVAAAMGHEQVSTTLNRYTHPSADRRERVRAVFADFLLTPEASSDPGNDAAPPRGGADLSFRSVELRGLEPLTPSMPSTESRAPAWKHCSLRSVRTSADVCGGPRLSGAIVTQFVTQ; via the coding sequence GTGCACCGGCTCATGAACGGGGTCATGCGCTCAGCTGCGCGGGACCGGCTGATCGGCCAGAATCCCTGCGACGGAATCCGGCTGCCCCGTGACCGCAAGCGCGACGTCGCCGACCAGTTCCTCACCCGCGAAGAGTTCGCGCGCCTGTTGCCGGAGATCCCCGAGCGTTACCGGGCGCTGGTCGCCCTGTCGGCGGGTACCGGTCTGCGCTGGGGCGAGTGCCTCGGCCTGCGCTGGCAAGCGGTGGATCTCGACGAGGGCGTGCTGCGTGTGCTGCGGGTGGCGACCGAGGTCAACGGGTTGGTGCTGATCAAGCCGTACCCCAAGTCCAAGGCCGGTCGTCGCGAGGTCCCGCTCCCCGGATTCGTCGTGCAGGCGCTGCAGGATCACCGCGAGGCCTTCCCGACCCGCGAGGTCGACGAAATCTTCGCCAACGAGGCGGGCGGGCCGCTGCGCCGCAGTATGTTCCGCTCCCGGGTCTGGCGCCCGGCACTCGTCCGGACAGGCCTGCTCGGCGAGGTCGTCTCACTCGATGGCGAGCGCTTCTGCGGGCAGTGGACTGACGCCGCCGGGGTGACCCGGTCCGAGGAGTACGCGAGCCACAAAGAGGCCGTCCGCATGGTCGCCAGGAACGCCGTGGGCGGAGTCCGGTTTCACGACCTCAGACACTCTTATGCGACGTGGCTGATCTCTGACGGTGTGCCCATCAACGACGTCGCCGCCGCCATGGGCCACGAGCAGGTCTCCACCACGCTCAACCGCTACACGCATCCGTCGGCCGACCGACGCGAGCGCGTCCGCGCCGTCTTTGCTGACTTTCTGCTGACTCCGGAGGCTTCATCCGACCCGGGAAACGACGCAGCGCCCCCCAGAGGAGGCGCTGACCTGAGCTTTCGATCGGTGGAGCTGAGGGGACTCGAACCCCTGACCCCTTCCATGCCATCTACAGAAAGCAGGGCTCCCGCCTGGAAACACTGCAGCTTACGGTCCGTGCGAACGTCCGCGGATGTGTGTGGTGGACCGCGGTTGAGCGGCGCGATTGTCACTCAGTTCGTCACTCAGTGA
- a CDS encoding SigE family RNA polymerase sigma factor: MELAQDAEFAAFVIAAQPRLHRTAYLICADWHRAQDIVQTALTQMASRWERLRTGEGPAGYAHRAVVNAAIDERRRPWRREHATDTLPDRASAPDDGLTLEVLAALAGLPARQRAVVVLRYIEDLDVETTAHLLNISTGTVKSQSAKGLAALRTLLTNGADEGVLR, from the coding sequence ATGGAACTTGCTCAGGACGCCGAGTTCGCGGCGTTCGTGATCGCCGCTCAGCCGCGGCTGCACCGCACGGCCTATCTGATCTGCGCGGACTGGCACCGCGCGCAGGACATTGTGCAGACCGCCCTCACGCAGATGGCTTCCCGCTGGGAGCGGCTGCGGACGGGCGAGGGGCCGGCGGGGTACGCACATCGCGCGGTGGTCAACGCGGCGATCGACGAGCGTCGTCGGCCGTGGCGGCGAGAGCACGCGACCGACACGCTGCCCGACCGGGCGTCCGCCCCGGATGACGGCCTGACTCTCGAAGTGCTCGCCGCCCTGGCCGGGTTGCCCGCGCGGCAGCGGGCGGTCGTCGTGCTCCGCTACATCGAGGACCTGGACGTGGAAACGACCGCGCACCTGCTGAACATCTCCACCGGCACCGTGAAGAGCCAGTCCGCCAAGGGCCTGGCCGCGCTCCGCACCCTGCTGACCAACGGCGCCGACGAAGGAGTTCTGCGATGA